ATCAATAATCTCCTGCGGTTCTTCATCACGGGGATTATCCGAAGTAATAATGGTTAAATCTGCCAGTTTACCGGACACTTCTCCCATTTCATAACGGCGGAGCTTGGAGCGGTTGCCTCCACATCCGAATAAACATACCAGACGATTTGGTTTATACTCTTTTAGCGTTGTCAAAAGGCTCTCCAGACTCATGGCATTGTGTGCGTAATCAATCATCAAGGTAAATTCATCAGAAACTTTTACCATCTCAATTCTGCCTTTTACCTTTGCCTGCTTTAACGCTTTTTGAATATTCTCCGGCGTTACGCCGAAATGTCTGCACACGGCAATGGCGGTCAGAGAATTGTATACGCTGAAGGCTCCCGGCAAATCAATTTCCACAGGAAAATTCATCAAGCCTTTTACATCATAGGCAATTCCAAGTGTTCCTTTTCCTGTTACCAGCTTTGTGTTTTCTGCTCTTAAATCTGCCTTTTCGGAAAATCCGAAGGTTTCCACCTGACAGGTATGTCCCTCTAAAATCTCATCTAAATGGTCTGCATCTGCATTAAAAATACCCACCTTGCACTGCTTAAACAGAAGCGCCTTGCAGTGAAGATAATCTGCAAAGTCCTTGTGCTCATTTGGTCCGATATGGTCCGGCTCAATATTGGTAAAAATACCGATATCAAATTGAAAACCTGCTGTTCTGTGAAGCATCAAACCCTGAGAAGAAACCTCCATAACCACGCTGTCGCAGCCTGCCTCTACCATTTCTGCAAAGTATTTCTGAACCAGATAAGACTCCGGTGTGGTATTGGCAGAAGGAATTTTCTTCTCGCCGATAATGGTTTCAATGGTTCCGATAAGTCCTGTTTTATGACCGGCATTTTCCAAAATGGACTTTACAAGATAGGTTGTGGTTGTTTTTCCTTTTGTTCCCGTAATTCCTATGGTCTTTAATTTCTCTGCCGGATGTCCGAACCATGCGGCGGAGATACATGCCATGGCATAACGGCTGTTTTCCACCTGAATAACGGTTACTTCTTCCGGCACTTCCACCTTATCCTGCACAATTAAAACAGCTGCGCCTTTTTCTGCCACATCTTTGGCATAAGCGTGTCCGTCTGAAACCGCACCTTTTATACAGAAAAACAGACAGCCTTTTTCTGCTTTTCTGGAGTCAAATGTAATATTTGTAATTTCTTTATCCATTGTACCCTGAAGACACTGATATTCCAGCTTCTCCAGTAAATCTGCTAATTTTTTCATATTTTCATATTCCCCTTTCATAATCGGGTGTAGAATTTATCTTTCTCTTTAGAATAACACAAAAACAGGAGAAGGGGCAAGCCCCTCTCCCATGCCTTGCAGATTTTTAATAAAACCATTATTCTTTTATTTTTATTTTATATTTTTCCAGCCAGTAATTCACTTGCAGCATATATGCCAGCATCTGCGGTCCTGCCATAAGCTGGCCATACCATGGTTTTCCGTAATCGGAAGGACTGCTTAAAAACCGCTTTACCTTCTTTTCATCCAAAAACTGTTTTACAGGGGCATCCGGTCTTGCCAGAACACCTTTTAATTCTTCTCCCAGTAGCTTTTCATAGAAAGGATTATAGGTTTTTGGATAAGGACTTTTCTTTCTCCATAAAACGTCCTTCGGCAACAAGCCCTCGCCCGCAAAGCGCAGCAGCCCTTTTACCGTATGATTTCTATATTTCATATCCCATGGAACATTCCACAAATACTGCACAATTCTCTCATCTGCAAATGGCACTCTTGCATCCAAGCCACAAGCTCGGCTGGTTCTGTCCATTCTGTCTAAAAGTGTTGCCATAAACCATTTCAGATTTAAATAAGAAATCTCTCTTCGCCTTTTTTCTCTGCCTGTTTCACCTTCCAGCGCCGGTGTATCCTCTATGGTTTTTTCATAGGCTTCTCTTGCATACTCTTCCATAGGAAGACGCTCTATCCATGTATCTGCCAAAAGTGTCTGACGTGGCTTCATATCAAAAGACCATGGGAAAGCTCTCATAGCAAAGCTCTCTTCCTTATAAAACCAAGGATAGCCTCCGAAAATCTCGTCTGCCCCTTCCCCTGTTAAAACCACTTTTCTTTCCTTTGCCGTCTGTTCGCAAAAGTACAGCATTGAGCCTTCCACATCTGCCATACAAGGCAAATCTGCCGCATCCACGGCTTTATACAGATAAGCCACCAAATCATCATTGTCACATTCCAGATATCGATGCTTTGTGTCTGCATACTGTACCATTTTTTCTACCCATGGTCTGTCCTGACTGGGCTGAAACGCATTTGCCTTAAAATATTTCCGGTTTCCTTCAAAGTCAAAAGAAAAGGTATCCAGCTGCTGCCCCTGTCTTTTCAGTTCCTTTGCACAGATTGCCGTTACCAGACTGCTGTCTATCCCTCCTGACAAAAAGGTACTCACAGGGGTATTCGCCTGCATCTGACGTTTTACAGCATCTTTGAGCAACCATGCTGTTTTTTCCACAGTTTCAGGAAAAGAGTCTTTATGCTTAAAGCTTTCTAATTTCCAATATATGCGCTTTTGCAGTTTTCCCTCTTGAAAAACTACATATTGTGCCGGAATCACCTCTGAAATTCCCTGAAAAATATCGGCAGTGCGGCTTTTCGCAGGCCCCAGTGCAAAAATTTCACACAGTCCCTCCGTTGTTACAACAGCCTCTATTCCCGAATTTTCCAGCACGTCTTGAATTGTCGAGCCAAAGAAAATCTTATTTTTAAATAGGGTATAATACAGCGGTTTTACTCCTATTTTATCTCTGCAAAGTATAGCCTTTCTTTCTTTTCCATCCCAAAGCGCCAGAGCAAATGTGCCGTTTATTTTTTTAAAGAAGTCTTCTCCGTATTCTCGGTATCCTTTTAAACATATTTCCGGCACATCTCCCTTTACAATGAAAATTCCTCTGCCGGTTAATTCTCTTTTTAATTCCTCGAAATTGTATATTCCTCCGTCAAAAACAAGCTTATCTTCTGAAGTTTCTAATGTAAAATCAAAAAATCCTCTCATGTCCCTGCTCCTTTACTGAATAATGGGCTGATATTGTTTTCCTTCCAAGGCAGCCTTTGCCGCCGGAATTAAAAGATTGGTATGAGCAATCATAGAATTGGGCTTTTTCTCTGCGTTGTCCTGCCCAAAAGGTACAAAATAGATATTTTTTGCATTCATTAAAAGCCCGATATTTTTCATATTCATTCCCAGTGCATCATTGGTGGAAATGGATAACAGCAGCGGTTTTTCATTTCTCAGATGTGCCTTCGCCGCCATGAGCACCGGCGTATCGGTAATGCCGTTTGCCAGCTTTGCAATGGTATTTCCCGTGCAAGGCATGATAATCAAAAGGTCGAGAAGGTTTTTGGGTCCGATGGGCTCTGCCTGTGCAATGGTTTTCATAATTTTCTTTCCTGTAATTTCCTCTGCCCGTTTTACGAAATCCTCTGCATTTCCAAAACGGCTGTCTGTTTTCTGTGCAGAATTTGAAAAAATCGTCTGTACCTCTGCACCTTCCAAAACCAGATTTTCCAATTCCGTAAATAATTTTTTATAGGTACAGAAAGAACCGGTAATCGCCACTCCAATCTGTTTTCCTTTCAATTCCATAATATCTCCCTCCAAACAACTATTCCCTTTTTCCTTTCCTTTTTATCAGCTTTCCTAAAATTTCTGCCGAAGATTTCGGCGCATAGCTTCCCGGAAGTCCTGGAAGCAAAACAGCCTGTATTCCCTTTTCCTTTGCAGCCCCAAAATCCACGCCGCCGGGAGCAGACGCCAAATCTAAAATCAATGCTTTCTTAGGCGCATACTCCAGCAATGCCTTTGGAAGAACCATTGCCGGAATTGTATTAAAAATATAGTCTGCCTGTTCTAAATAAAGAGGAAATTTCCCCTTCTCTATGACTTCATCTGCCAACAAAGCAGCCCTCGCTTTTAATGCTTCTTCTTTCTCATAAACAGCCACATAGCAGCCCATTCTCTTTAAATAAGAAACCAAGGTGCTTCCGCATCTGCCATATCCCAAAACAATACAAAAACTTTTATATAAATTTCTGTCACTTCTTTTCATTGCCTCTGCCAGCGTACCTTCTGCCACAGCAACAGTATTCTCCATAACCGTGCGGCAGTCCTTTAAATAATCCACGCAAATAATTCCTTTTTCCTCTGCTTTCTTCAAAAAACTTGTGGGAATTCCTCCTGCAAAAAGCTTGCAACCCTCAGGTGCGTATTCTAAAATTTTTTCCAAAGACAAATCTTCTTTTTTCTCTTTCGAAAATATCTCTCCCCCTTTTAAAAAGGGAACAGGCGCAGCTATGACAGCAGCATCCTTTAACGCTTCTTTTAAAGAAGCTGCCTTGCTTCCATGAACACAGTTCACCGCATAAGTCACAACCTCATAGCCCTCTTTTTCCAGAATTTCCGCCAAATAAGCCTGACGCTTATCTCCTCCGATTACTGTTGCTTTATTTAAACAGAATTTCAATTTAATTCCAAAACCTTTTTCTTTTATGGTATGCCGAAAAATAAGATTGGTTATCCCATGATTTTATTGACAAAAAAGTGAAAAAAATGTAGAATGAACATTGTTCAACACAAAAGAAAGGACTTATTGATTATGAAACGATATTTGAATTTTGCATTTTATTATTTCCTGTTTGCTATGGCAGGAGGCGTTTTTTATCGGGAATTTACAAAGTTTTTAGACTTTTCCGGAAAAACCACCTTATCACTGGTACATGTGCATCTTATGGTTTTAGGTACTTTCCTGTTCCTGCTCCTTGCATTGTTTACCAGACACCTGAATCTTGAGGAAGAACGTTCTTTTCGCAGATTTCTCATTCTTCATTCCATTGCACTGCCTTTTATGGTTATCATGATGCTGGTTCGTGGTGTTTTACAGGTTTTGGGAACTTCCCTTTCCTCCGGTGCAAATGCTGCGATTTCCGGAATTGCAGGAATTTCTCATATTCTTATGCTAATTTCCTTCCTGCTGCTGTTTCATGCGCTGAGAAAATGCAGTGAATAAATAATATATCAAAAGAATTATTGACCATACCGGATTTATACTTTTTCGGTATGGTTATTTTTTACACATAATTAATATTGCATCTATTCGTCAGTGCGTATATAATATTTATTATAATTATTTAGGAGATTATTATGGATTATATATCAGTAAAAGAAGCTGCACAGAAATTTCAGCTTTCTGAAAGACGAGTACAAAAGCTTTGCGAAACAAATAGAATTGATGGATGTACTATGGTAAGTGGTATTTGGTTAATTCCTGCTATGGCAAAAAAGCCTTCTGATGAAAGATTATCCTCTGCACCAAAATCAGAAGACGATTTAACATTAAAAGAATTATGTGAAGAATTATCTATTTCTACTGCTACCGGAAGAAATTGGATAAAGCTTGGAAAATTAACTCCGGAATGTACCGATAAAAGAACACCTTACTTCTCAAAAAAATATGTTGCCCAATTATATGCAGAACTTCATTCAGGAGAAAATAAAGCCTTAAAAAGTAGAAGAAATAAAAAATTCATATCTGGCAATTCCCTATATAATTCTTATGTATCAGAACAATGTCAGAATATACAATCCTTACAAAAACTATTAGATTTAATAACTGCTAGGAACATTGATTTAGATGTCTCAATTATTCAATTATTGGTTGCTGATTGTGCTTTACATTTATTCTTATACAAACAGGAATTGCAAATGGAGAAAAGCCCAAATTTGTTGTTACAATTTTTAACCGAACAATTCTCTATCGGCGAATATGATAAATTAATTCGAAACCTGATTGATGATACTGAGACAGCAATATCTTTTTGCAGAACTCATTCTTCCATTTTTAACATAGAATATGTATATGAACCTACTGAGGACATATTAGGTTTAATCTACATTTCCTGCAAAAATATAGGAAACAGAAAAGCTACCGGTTCTTATTATACACCGACAAAGGTTGTCAAAAATCTCATAAGTAAGCTTGATTTCCAAGCCACGCCAAAAATATTGGACCCTTGTTGCGGAACAGGAAACTTTCTTCTACAATTACCGGACCATATTCCATTTGACTCAGTATTTGGCAATGATATAGATACAGTTAGTGTCAAAATTACAAGGCTTAATATGGCTCTTAAATATGACGTACCTGTCTCATCTATTTGCGAACATATTACTGCGTTTAATTATCTAACTGAATATACAAATACAGGTTTCCGTTACATTATTGGTAATCCGCCTTGGGGATTTGAATTCTCCGTAAGCGAAAAAAATAAATTAAGAAAATTATTTAAAGCTACTTCCGGTAAAAATATAGAGTCATACGATATTTTTATTGAGCAATCCCTTAATCATCTTTCAGATAACGGACATTTAGCATTTATTCTTCCTGAAGCCATACTGAATGTAAAAGCCCACACTAATATCAGAGAAATCATACTAAAAAACTGTTCCATAAAAAATATCGATTTCTTAGGAAATGCTTTTGACGGAGTTCAGTGTCCTTGTATCCTTCTTGATTTGCAATGTACACGTTCCCCTCTATCCACCCTAGGCATGAATGTAAATACAGGCTCTGATGCCTTTACCATAAACCTAGAACGTAAAGTTACATCCAAATATTTTAGTTTTACAACAACAGATGCGGAATATCAGGTACTTAATAAAATCAAAACTATCAAAAATGCTTCTTTCCTATTGGGAAACGCTGACTTTGCTTTAGGCATTGTAACCGGCAATAACAAAAAATATATTTCTAATGTAAAAACCAGTGAAAACGAAATGGTATTAAAGGGCGCTGATATTCTTAAATATCATATCAACACTACAACAAATTACATTACCTTTGAGCCTGAAAACTTCCAGCAAGTTGCACCCACAGAAATATACCGTGCACAAGAAAAACTTCTGTACCGTTTTATAAGCAATCAATTTGTTTTTGCCTACGATGATAAACAAACACTTTCCTTAAATAGCTGTAACATCGTCATACCTAAAATACCGGGAATTAAAATAAAATATGTATTAGCAATACTAAACTCAAGAATTGCACAGTTCATTTATAAAAAAGAATTCAATTCAGTAAAAATTTTACGCTCTCATATTGAAAACATCCCTATTCCTTTCATAGATGAAGCAGCACAAGATAAAATCATTGCCATTACTGATAAACTGATTGCCGGACTCAGTTCAGAGGAAACCATCCACGTTTATAATGAACTAGATGCACTAATTGCGGAGATTTTCAATCTTAATCCCTCAGAAATAGAGATTATAAAAAAAGCCGTAGACGGAGAAAATAAATTTTTACTATAATGCAAATAAGAGCCAATGTTTATAAAAAACACGGCTCTTATTCGTTATTTTCCTTTTCTCTTTACTTCATTGAGGACATCTCTCTCATTAACCAAGAAAGGGGAAAGTTCTTCTTCTGTCATAAAAACTTGTCCTTCAAATATCTGTGCTCCATCAACGCCTGTATTTTCATTTCTATGTTGAGGACTTAGTTTTCCGGTCTTCTGTAATTCATCACTTGTAAGTACCCAATATAATAAGTCGTCTCGGCAAACACCAATCCAAATAAATATGTCACAGCAAGAAGGTTTTAACTGCTGGTAATGATATTTAAACGAATTCGTTGTAGCTTCTGTATGTAAATATGCTCTGCTGGCAAGACTGCCACTTGTCTTTGTACTATTAGCTCTGCAAGCTTTTACCTCTACCCTTATCCCATCAAGCCATAAATCAAATTCTCCGTCAAAATCGGGATATATAGAAGTCATATTTTCTTTTGTTGCCTTTACAAATTCTGGAAATAAACTAAGAATATGTTTCTCTCCCCATGTTTCTCCAAAAGTACGTGGAGCCATCTCAAACAAATCCAAATATTGATTTCTCTTAGCATACGCATCCTGCAATTCCACATATTTTTCATACGTTATTGTTTGTGTAGCCAGCAAATACGCAAATATTCTTCCTTCTGTACTAAAAGGAAATATGGCTTTCTCTTTCTTAATCATTTCTATAACGTTTTTATTTCCACCCGATTGTTTCAAAAGCTCATCTAATTGCTTTCTTAATTCTCTCATTTATCCTTTCCTTCTCTGTAAAATTTCCTCAACCCAATATCTTTTCTCTTATGACAATCTTCCTTTAAAATCCTCATATCCAAAGCTTTTCACCAGTTTCATTTCCCCGTTCCTGTCTCTCCAGACAATATCCGGCAGAGGCATTCCGTTAAAGGTATTCGTCTTCACCATGGTGTAAAGAGCCATATCCTCAAAGACTACCAAATCCCCTTCTTTTAAAGGAGCATCAAAGGAATAATCGCCCATAACATCCCCTGCAAGACAGGTAGGACCTGCAAGCCTTACTGTACAAGCTTTTTCCCCTGCTAAACCGCTGTCCTTTACAGGAGGACGATACGGCATTTCCAGAACGTCCGGCATGTGACAAGCTGCGGAAGTGTCTAAAATGGCAATATCCATTCCGTTATGTACCACCTCTAAAACCTGTGAAACCAGAAATCCTGCATCCAGCACCACTGCTTCTCCCGGCTCTAAATAGACTTCCACATCATAGGTTTCTTTTAAATGGCGCACCATTCTGATTAAAGCATCTACGTCATAATCTGCTTTTGTAATGTGATGTCCGCCGCCTAAATTCAGCCATTTCATCTGATACAGATATTTGCCGAATTTTTCTTCCACTGCTTTTAAGGTAATTTCCAAAGCATCTGCTCCCTGCTCGCAGAGGGTATGAAAATGCAGTCCGTCTAACTCCGAAAGCAGTTCTTCCTCAAAGTTTTCCAAAGTGGTTCCCAAACGGGAAAAATCAGCACAGGGGTCATAAATCGCATGACCTTCCTGTGTGGAGCACTGAGGGTTAATGCGAAGTCCTACGGATTTCCCTGCTGCTTTTGCTTTTTTCGCAAATTTTTTAAACTGTGTGGGAGAATTAAATACCACATCATCTGCGTATTTTAAAATTTCATCAAATTCCTTTTCTCTGTATGCAGGAGAAAAGACATGAGTTTCCTTGCCGAATTCCTCACATCCAAGCTTTGCCTCGTAAAGTCCGCTTGCCGTAGTCCCTGCCAGATATTCTCTCATAAGAGGATAAGCATAAAACATGGAAAATGCCTTCTGTGCCAGCAATATTTTGCATCCGCTTTTTTCTGACACAGATTTCAAAATTTCCAGATTATGCAAAAGCCGTTTCTCATCTACCAGAAAATACGGTGTGGAAAATTCGTTTTTCTCTCCCCCGCTCATTAGTCCACCAGTACCGGTGTATGAGTTTCTTTCCATGGAAGTCCCCATTTATTTAATGCGTCCATAAACGGGTCTGGATCAAACTCTTCAATGTTGTGAACACCCGGTTTATTCCATTTACCTGTCATAACCATCATCGCACCAATCATAGCAGGTACACCGGTGGTATAAGCAACTGCCTGAGAACCAACCTCTTTATAACATTCTTCATGGTCGCAAATGTTGTAAAGATAATAAGTTTTCTCTTTTCCGTCCTTTTTCCCTTGAAAAATACATCCGATATTTGTCTTTCCTTTTGTACGAGGTCCTAAAGAAGCAGGGTCAGGAAGCACTGCCTTTAAGAACTGTAACGGAATAATTTCTTTGCCTTCGTACATAATCGGTTCAATGGAGGTCATTCCAACATTTTCCAAACATTTTAAATGTGTCAGATAACTCTGTCCGAAAGTCATAAAGAAACGAATTCTTTTAATTCCCGGAATGTTAAGAGCCAGACTTTCAATTTCTTCATGGTGAAGCAGATACATATCTTTTTCTCCCACGCCTTCAAAATTGTATTCTCTCTTAATTTCCATAGGCTCTGTTTCTACCCAATGACCGTCTTCCCAGTAAGAGCCTTTTGCAGAAACCTCACGAATGTTAATTTCCGGATTAAAGTTTGTCGCAAATGGATAGCCGTGGTCTCCGCCGTTGCAGTCTAAAATATCAATATAGTTAATTTCATCAAACTCATGTTTTAACGCATAAGCGCTGAATACACCTGTTACACCCGGATCAAAACCGCTTCCTAAAAGAGCTGTAATTCCTGCTTCTTCAAATTTTTCTCTGTAAGCCCACTGCCAGCTATATTCAAATTTTGCTGTATCTTCCGGCTCATAATTGGCTGTATCAATATAATGTGTCTTTGTTGCAAGGCAGGCATCCATAATGGTAAGGTCCTGATAAGGAAGAGCCAGATTTAAAACCACATCCGGTTTTACTTCATTAATCAATGCAATCAGTTCGTCTACATTATCTGCATTTACCTGTGCAGTAGTGATTTTTGTCTTTGTTGTTCCCTGTAATTTTTCTTTTAACGCATCACATTTGGATACTGTACGGCTGGCAATACAAATTTCTTCAAATACCTCGCTGTTCTGACAGCATTTGTGAATGGCTACGGATGCTACGCCTCCGCATCCGATAATCAACGCTTTTCCCATGTTTTTTTCCTCCTGTTTTTCATGTTCTTTTATATTTTACTTCTTGCTTAAAGCCAGAAGCATTTCTCTGATAATTTTTCCTGCTGCGGCTGTGGAAGCCCCGCTTTGGTCGTAATGAGGGCTTAACTCATTGACATCACAGCCCACCACATTTGCTTTTTCGCATACTGATGTGGCAGCCCTTCTAAGCTCGTCAAAGCTTACCCCGCCCGGCTCCGGTGTTCCTGTCCCCGGAAATACGGAAGGGTCCATAACATCTAAATCTACGGTAAAATAAACAGGTTTCCCCTTTAATTCCTCTAGCGCTTCTTCCAGACCGTCAAAGGAGAATTTCTGCATTTTCACATGCTCCTTTGCCCAGTAAAATTCATCTCTGTCTCCGGAACGAATTCCAAACTGATGAATTTTACCGTCTCCTGTCATTTCCCAGCATCTGCGCAGTACACAGGCATGGGAAAGCTTTGCGTCTAAATATTCTTCTCTTAAATCCGCATGTGCATCAAAGTGAATAATGCAAACCTCAGGATATTGCTCCCATACGGCACGAAAAGCACCCAAAGTCACCAGATGCTCACCGCCTACCATAAACGGCAGCTTTTTATCTTTTAAAATCAACGCTGTGCGATGATAAATATCCGTAAGAGCGGATTTCGTATTTCCAAAAGAAAGCTCTAAATCTCCGGAGTCCATAATTTTACAGTCTCTTAAATCCTTATCCTGATAAGGACTGTAACTTTCCAGACCGTAGGACTCATGACGGACTGCGCTACTGCCAAACCGTGTTCCCGGTCTAAAAGAGGTTGTGGAGTCAAAAGGCGCTCCGAAAAGCACAATTTCCGCCTCATTGTATTCCTTATCACATTCTAAAAAAGTTTCTATATTATTTTTCAACATCTTTTAACAGTTCCTCCACGTATGCGGGCAGATAAAATGCCCCTTTATGTAATGTAGTGGTATAATAATGCGTTTTTATTCCTCTTTCATTCCAACGCTTTTCGTCCAAATCTCTGAGAGGGTGATACTTCTTAGATGCAAAACCAAACAGCCAATGTCCGGAAGGATAAGTAGGAATATGTGCCTGATAAATTCTGCTGATTGGAAAGGACTCTGTAATATTCCTGTGCGCCCGCTGACAGGCAAGAGCATCTTCCTCGTAGAAAGGACTTTCATGCTGATTTACCATAATGCCGTCTTCCTTTAAAGCTTTATAGCAGTTGCCGTAAAATTCTCTTGTAAAAAGTCCTTCTCCCGGTCCAAATGGGTCGGTGGAGTCCACAATAATCAAATCATATTCCTCTTTGCAGCGGCGGATGAATTTCAGCCCATCTTCGTAGAAAATATGCACACGTTCATCCTCCAGTCCGCAGGCCGTGTGAGGAAAATATTCTTTGCACACCTCTACCACCATTTCATCAATTTCCACCAAATCAATTCGTTTGATTTCCTCATATCTGGTAAGCTCTCTTACCACGCCGCCGTCTCCTGCGCCGATAACCAGTATATTTTCCACATGAGGATGTACTGCCATAGGAATATGGGTAATCATTTCATGGTAGATAAATTCATCCTTTTCTGTAAACATCATATAGCCGTCTAATGTGAGAAATTTTCCGAATTCCGGTGACTCAAAGACATCAATTCTCTGGAACTCACTCTGCCCGCTGTATAACTGTTTATCCACACGGATAGAAAATTTCACATTATTTGTCTGTTTTTCTGAAAACCATAAATCCATATTAAACTCCTTTCAGCACATTCAAATAATTGATTTCTGCATCCTCAGGGCCTGTAATGGTACAGCCCTTTTCCTTTGCATACTCAATATGCTCGATAATCTCTTTTGTCACTCTTTCTCCTGGCGCTAAAATAGGAATTCCCGGCGGATAACACATAACAAACTCACTGCAAATAAAGCCGATTGCGTCTCGCAGTGTTTTGGACTCCTTTTCTGCGTAAAAAGCTTCCTGAGGAGATACTGCCACCTGAGGCGGAATATATTCCTGCTCAATTAAATCCACCTTTGTCTTGCCAAACCGCCTTGCAACCTCAGAAAGAGAAGACACCAATCGCTCAATATCACGTTTTCTGTCTCCGATAGACAAATATGCCAAAATATTTCCAAAATCTCCGAATTCAATCTGAATGTCATATTCATCCCGCAGCAAATCATAGACTTCAATTCCCGCAAGTCCTGTTTCCAAGGTATGAATAGAAAGCTTTGTCACATCAAAATCATACACACTGTCCTTGTTTATGATTTCCTTGGAAAATGCGTAAAAGCCCGGAATTTCGTTAATCTCTTTTCTGGCATATTCTGCCAGCTCAATGACCTTTTCAAAGGTTTCTCTGCCTCTCAATGCCAGATTTCTTCTGGAAATATCCAGACTGGACATCAAAAGATAAGAACCGCTGGTCGTCTGCGTCAGATTGATAATCTGTCTTACATGTCCTTCCGGCATATTCGGTCCGATTAAAAGCAGAGAGCTCTGCGTCAGACTTCCTCCCGATTTGTGCATGGAAACTGCTGCCATATCTGCTCCTGCATCCATAGCGGAAACAGGAAGCTTGTCTGAAAAATAAAAATGCGTTCCGTGCGCCTCATCCGCCAGACAATACATTCCGTTATCATGTGCCAGCTTTACAATGGACTGAATATCAGAGCAAACGCCGTAGTAGGTAGGATTGTTTACTAAAACTGCCTTTGCATCGGGATTTTCCCGAATTACCCTTTCCACATCCGCCACAGACATTCCAAGAGGAATTCCAAGACGATTGCTGCACTGTGGATTTACATACACAGGCACTGCTCCGCACAGTACCATTGCCGTAAGCACGCTTCGGTGCACATTCCTCGGAAGAATAATTTTCTCTCCTCTTTTTGCAACCGATAAAATCATGCTCTGCACCGAAGAAGTTGTCCCCCCTACCATCAAAAAAGCGTGGGCCGCATGAAAAGCCTCTGCTGCCAGCTCCTCTGCCTGACGGATAACGGAGACCGGATGACAAAGATTGTCAAGAGGTTTCATAGAGTTTACATCTAAATTCATACAGCGATCTCCCAAAAGACGCTCCAGCTCCGGATTTCCCCTTCCTCTTTTATGTCCCGGCACATCAAAGGGCACGACTCTCATCTTTCTGAATTTTTCTAAAGCCTCATAAATCGGGGCACTTTCCTGCGATAACTTTTCCATTTCTGCCTCCTTTTATCAGACTGTTTTTCCGATAAAAATTTCTGTCATTTCTTTCTTTAAACGATTTTCTATATCCTGTTTCTTTTCTTTTGAAAGTTCCTCTATATTTGTATTAAATAAATAATCATCTAAACAAATTTTTTCCCGCACCATTTTCGTATGGAATAAATTCGCTTCCGGTACGTTGATATCCACAGCGTTATATTCTT
The DNA window shown above is from Blautia hansenii DSM 20583 and carries:
- a CDS encoding TaqI-like C-terminal specificity domain-containing protein: MDYISVKEAAQKFQLSERRVQKLCETNRIDGCTMVSGIWLIPAMAKKPSDERLSSAPKSEDDLTLKELCEELSISTATGRNWIKLGKLTPECTDKRTPYFSKKYVAQLYAELHSGENKALKSRRNKKFISGNSLYNSYVSEQCQNIQSLQKLLDLITARNIDLDVSIIQLLVADCALHLFLYKQELQMEKSPNLLLQFLTEQFSIGEYDKLIRNLIDDTETAISFCRTHSSIFNIEYVYEPTEDILGLIYISCKNIGNRKATGSYYTPTKVVKNLISKLDFQATPKILDPCCGTGNFLLQLPDHIPFDSVFGNDIDTVSVKITRLNMALKYDVPVSSICEHITAFNYLTEYTNTGFRYIIGNPPWGFEFSVSEKNKLRKLFKATSGKNIESYDIFIEQSLNHLSDNGHLAFILPEAILNVKAHTNIREIILKNCSIKNIDFLGNAFDGVQCPCILLDLQCTRSPLSTLGMNVNTGSDAFTINLERKVTSKYFSFTTTDAEYQVLNKIKTIKNASFLLGNADFALGIVTGNNKKYISNVKTSENEMVLKGADILKYHINTTTNYITFEPENFQQVAPTEIYRAQEKLLYRFISNQFVFAYDDKQTLSLNSCNIVIPKIPGIKIKYVLAILNSRIAQFIYKKEFNSVKILRSHIENIPIPFIDEAAQDKIIAITDKLIAGLSSEETIHVYNELDALIAEIFNLNPSEIEIIKKAVDGENKFLL
- the nspC gene encoding carboxynorspermidine decarboxylase, which gives rise to MSGGEKNEFSTPYFLVDEKRLLHNLEILKSVSEKSGCKILLAQKAFSMFYAYPLMREYLAGTTASGLYEAKLGCEEFGKETHVFSPAYREKEFDEILKYADDVVFNSPTQFKKFAKKAKAAGKSVGLRINPQCSTQEGHAIYDPCADFSRLGTTLENFEEELLSELDGLHFHTLCEQGADALEITLKAVEEKFGKYLYQMKWLNLGGGHHITKADYDVDALIRMVRHLKETYDVEVYLEPGEAVVLDAGFLVSQVLEVVHNGMDIAILDTSAACHMPDVLEMPYRPPVKDSGLAGEKACTVRLAGPTCLAGDVMGDYSFDAPLKEGDLVVFEDMALYTMVKTNTFNGMPLPDIVWRDRNGEMKLVKSFGYEDFKGRLS
- a CDS encoding saccharopine dehydrogenase family protein — translated: MGKALIIGCGGVASVAIHKCCQNSEVFEEICIASRTVSKCDALKEKLQGTTKTKITTAQVNADNVDELIALINEVKPDVVLNLALPYQDLTIMDACLATKTHYIDTANYEPEDTAKFEYSWQWAYREKFEEAGITALLGSGFDPGVTGVFSAYALKHEFDEINYIDILDCNGGDHGYPFATNFNPEINIREVSAKGSYWEDGHWVETEPMEIKREYNFEGVGEKDMYLLHHEEIESLALNIPGIKRIRFFMTFGQSYLTHLKCLENVGMTSIEPIMYEGKEIIPLQFLKAVLPDPASLGPRTKGKTNIGCIFQGKKDGKEKTYYLYNICDHEECYKEVGSQAVAYTTGVPAMIGAMMVMTGKWNKPGVHNIEEFDPDPFMDALNKWGLPWKETHTPVLVD
- the speB gene encoding agmatinase, with product MLKNNIETFLECDKEYNEAEIVLFGAPFDSTTSFRPGTRFGSSAVRHESYGLESYSPYQDKDLRDCKIMDSGDLELSFGNTKSALTDIYHRTALILKDKKLPFMVGGEHLVTLGAFRAVWEQYPEVCIIHFDAHADLREEYLDAKLSHACVLRRCWEMTGDGKIHQFGIRSGDRDEFYWAKEHVKMQKFSFDGLEEALEELKGKPVYFTVDLDVMDPSVFPGTGTPEPGGVSFDELRRAATSVCEKANVVGCDVNELSPHYDQSGASTAAAGKIIREMLLALSKK